The sequence CCTGTCAAAGATATTTGCGGAAATATCTTTGAGGATTCGGTTGAAGATCTTTTGATACGAAGCCATGAACTCAGGCATCCTGCTGTTAACACTGTGGAGTGACTGCGAATGATTGATTATAAGGAAAAATGTAAAACAATATTTGGACGAACGATCGATGATCCCAACGAGGGGTTCTATATTCCTTTCCAGCGGGGATCTGAAGAAGCTATGCGCCTATTGCAGCATCTATGGAGAGAGGAGAATCGCTTCGTCGAGTCTCTTTACGATACCATTTTGAATGACCGTATTCCTGGGGCATTTATTGAATTCGGTGTATTTGAAGGAAAAGGACTCAGGCGTATTCTCCAATATGTTGAGCGGAAGGGGGGGGGGGGACGAAATGTGTATGGCTTTGATAGTTTTGAGGGACTTCCCGACATTAGTGTTCATGATCCGTCGCACTGGGAACGCGGGCAGTATAAAGCGCCGTATGATGAAGTCAGGAATTTTTTGGCTGCTGACCAACGGAAGAATCTGCACCTTGTCAAAGGTTGGTTTTGTGACTCTTTGAATACCTCGCAAATTCAGCAGAACGTTACTGAAGTGGCTTACGCGAGAATAGACTGTGACTTGTATGAATCTGCAAAAGATTGCCTTGTTTTTCTTGATGGTCGCCTGAGTAATGGAAGTATTATTACGTTTGATGATTGGCGCCATCGCGAAAATTTAGGTGAAACGAAGGCTTTTTTCGAGTGGTATGAGACTGTTAAGTGTAAATATACGTTTGAATTTTTGTATACGATTGCTCAGGGAGTTTCGCACATCCGTGTCTGGCATAAAAGTTAGCATGTGTTTAATTAGTTTTGCGTTGATTTCCGTTCTTGTAACTACAGCCGCAGTGAATATGTGGCGACGATCCTTTGAATGCATACAGAACATATATTCAGGAGCACCGAAATGAGGCCACGAGCTGTACTATTGGTGTATCCAAATATGCTAAGCAAGCGTTTTGGTGGATCTTCGAGAATGTTGGCCATGGCGCGGGCACTTCGGGATGCTGGCTTTTCTCTCATCCTTGTGTCGAAGGATACTCAGTCCGCAGCCGTTGAACGGTTCGGACTGTTTGACCGAATCTGTTTGTTCAAATCCCCAGTTATTTCACGTGTATATCCTGGAGGTGACCGCCGTTCGCACATGGCGAGAAGTTTGGATGTCGACTTCGACTTATTTGCGCTGGATGTGGCGAAGAAATATTGCCCTTTTGCAGTGATTACATCCTATGCTTGGACCGCAGGTTTGTTGCGCCTGTTACCAAAGACTGTTCTGGGTATTCTTGATACCATTGATATACAGCATAAACGTCTTGAAGCTGCAAAAGCCTGTGGCGTCCATCAATTTGATCGGGCATCAGGGAAAAGGGAGGAGTTAAACGCATTGCGAAAAGCTGATGTGCTCATCGCAATTCAGAAAGATGAATTTAGCGAACTGCAGCGGATATTCCCTCGAAAACGAGTGATTTGTGCAACTCATGCGTTGCCCGCAAAACCGCTTTCTTCGCCGGAAAATTCACGAGCACTATTATTCATTGGCAGTAATTACGATCCCAATGTGCTTGGAATTACAGAGTTTATTGAGCGGACATGGTTGCAGGTTCAAGCGGCCGTTCCTGATGCGGAACTTCATATTTGCGGCAGTGTTTGTGATGAACTGACCAAGCATCGATCCGGTACTGGCATTTATCTGCATGGGGTGGTCGACGATTTGGAACCGTTTTATGCCGAAGCGGCAGTGGTGCTTAATGTTTCACTTTTTGGTACAGGATTGCCGATAAAGACATCGGAAGCAATCGGGTATGGAAAATGCTTGGTCTGCAATGAAATCAGTGCACGCGGCTTTGAAAGGGGGGCGTTTCCCTCCATGATCTGTACGAGCGAAAATATGGCAGAAAGTCTCATTGAATTATTGCAGAACATTTCTGCCCGTCGCCAACGCGAGGCTGCAGCGGCTGTCTATGCTGAGCATACCCTGAGTCCGGCAAATGTGTTTCGTGAGGTCGTTGATCTTCTGACGAGTGCTGCTGCTGAGATTGATCCTGATCTGATTGGTGTACGAAGGACTTCAGTTTCACTTTTTTCTATGTTGCTGAATTATTCGCTGTGTCCTGTTTTGGATTATTATGTGAGATTGTTTTTATCGCGATACTATCGAGGGCCGCGTATGGGTGTTACAATGGGTGGTCCATTGCTGAATCAGTATATTCAGCAACGTTGGTCCTTGCTGTGTTACGAACAGAATATTTCACGCGTGGCAGTGTATGGGGCTGGACAACATTCCCGGTGGTTGGCTTGCGTATTAAAAAATCAAAAGGACGTGGAAGTGGTGGCTGTTATAGATGATCATCCTGAGCAGACTGAAACGCTGTTTGGTCTACAAGTGACTGATTTCAGCTACTTCGACAAAGATACGGTGGATGCAATTATTTTGTCATCTGACTGCATTCAGGAAATCCTGATCGAGAGGTGCAGAACGTTGCTTGGAGATGATGTCAAATTGATTGATTTGTATGAAGGATTGCCTCGCGGCCCCTACGAGAAAATCTGCTGACATTTGGATCACGATTTTTTTAGCAGCTCTGATCGCCGGTGAATCTCGGGGCAACGGCCTCGCTAGATGCATTGGTTATGTCGATGGACTGTTTTTAAGAGGCTGTGAGGGAGAAATGTAGAGATCGTTTCGGTCTTGAGTACCTGGTAATTGATATATATGAAGGACTGTCGCCGGGTTTGGGGTTCGCATCGGAAGTAGGTCAAAGGCAGATAGAAATCGGTCGCATCGTGGTGAGTGCTTTTGTCCTGTTTCGGCAAATAATTCCGATGTTTTCGACAGAAATTCCACGTTTCACCTAGCATTGTTTGGGGTCACCGCTGTGTATGCGGATGGTTGTTGGAATACAATAACTTGCAGTATAAATAGTTGTGCGTTGGGTGTTTTTCAGCTGCTGAGATTGGTTCAATGCACATGAAAACTGTGGCATTAGAAACGCTAAAGATTTATTATAATGCGAGAACAAGCTAAAGCCGCAGGGTGTTTTTGTCGATCAGTTCATGAGGTTTATGGACTTTGTGTTTTGTTTTGCTATGTGCCGTGCGGGTGTTGAAAGAAGGAGTACGCGATGATGATATCTTCTGGTAGAAAGAGTTGGGGGAGAGTGTGTCTTTGGGTGATGGCATTGGTGTTCACTTCGTGTATTATTCCTGTTGCATGTGGGCAGGTCTCCGCAACATTGGAGATGTCGCCGTGGAAAATTCTTAGAGGTTCAAATGCGACGTTAACAGCAACTGTAGATGGTGGTGAGGCCCCATATAGCTATCAGTACCAATACAGGCCTGGCGGAACACCTACATGGCTGTCTTCTAGTTTGACAGGTGCAGTGAATGTTGCGGCTTGGCCGTCGAATGCACAATACCGCGTACGGGTAACAGATGGAACTGCGACTACGTCTGATTGGAGTGCAGCTGCGTCGGTGGTCGTGATTCAGCCTTCAGTAAGTGTTTCGTTTGATCCTTCAGTCATAACGCAAAGCCAATCAAGTGTCGTGAGTGCAGTGGTGACCAATGCAACAGAGCCCGTAGAGTTTGAATGGCAATTTAACACGGGAAGTGGTTGGGAAGATGATGAAGGGCATTCTGAAGCAACATTTACAAATGTTTGGGGATTTGATACAGATGCGCGAGCCCGCAGCATAGATGCCAACGGTGTAACGAGTGACTGGAGCACAAACGTCACGCTGACGGTGCATCCCAGCGAACTGGCCGCCGATCTGAGTTTCAGTCCGACGAGTGTGCTTCGCGGAGTGAGCAGTGTGGTGAGTGCCGTCGCCAGCAACGGAACAGCGCCCTACACCTACAGCTACCAGTGGCGCTACAGCAC comes from Spartobacteria bacterium and encodes:
- a CDS encoding glycosyltransferase → MHTEHIFRSTEMRPRAVLLVYPNMLSKRFGGSSRMLAMARALRDAGFSLILVSKDTQSAAVERFGLFDRICLFKSPVISRVYPGGDRRSHMARSLDVDFDLFALDVAKKYCPFAVITSYAWTAGLLRLLPKTVLGILDTIDIQHKRLEAAKACGVHQFDRASGKREELNALRKADVLIAIQKDEFSELQRIFPRKRVICATHALPAKPLSSPENSRALLFIGSNYDPNVLGITEFIERTWLQVQAAVPDAELHICGSVCDELTKHRSGTGIYLHGVVDDLEPFYAEAAVVLNVSLFGTGLPIKTSEAIGYGKCLVCNEISARGFERGAFPSMICTSENMAESLIELLQNISARRQREAAAAVYAEHTLSPANVFREVVDLLTSAAAEIDPDLIGVRRTSVSLFSMLLNYSLCPVLDYYVRLFLSRYYRGPRMGVTMGGPLLNQYIQQRWSLLCYEQNISRVAVYGAGQHSRWLACVLKNQKDVEVVAVIDDHPEQTETLFGLQVTDFSYFDKDTVDAIILSSDCIQEILIERCRTLLGDDVKLIDLYEGLPRGPYEKIC